In one window of Rhodopseudomonas palustris HaA2 DNA:
- a CDS encoding glutathione S-transferase N-terminal domain-containing protein: MIELFYAPTPNGWKISIMLEECGLPYKVVPMQLGRGDQLKPEFLALSPNGRMPAIVDHAPADGAGPLSMFESGAILIYLAEKTGRFMPAEARRRFDVMQWVMWQMAGLGPMLGQNGHFLLYAPEKIPYAIERYSREAKRLYGVLDAQLEGRDHIAGDYSIADIACFPWIMTHKAQGLTLDDYPNVKRWYAALRARPKLQAGLALGKEDRKPMDEQARKLLFGVDKPAHADAAVQGAQQQ; the protein is encoded by the coding sequence ATGATCGAGCTGTTTTACGCGCCGACGCCGAACGGCTGGAAGATCTCGATCATGCTGGAAGAATGCGGCCTGCCGTACAAAGTGGTGCCGATGCAGCTCGGCCGCGGCGATCAGTTGAAGCCGGAGTTTCTCGCGCTCAGCCCGAACGGCCGGATGCCGGCGATCGTCGATCACGCGCCCGCCGACGGCGCCGGGCCGCTGAGCATGTTCGAGAGCGGCGCGATCCTGATCTATCTGGCGGAGAAGACCGGACGCTTCATGCCCGCCGAGGCACGGCGCCGCTTCGACGTGATGCAATGGGTGATGTGGCAGATGGCCGGCTTGGGGCCGATGCTCGGCCAGAACGGCCATTTCCTGCTCTATGCGCCGGAGAAAATTCCCTACGCGATCGAGCGCTACAGCCGCGAAGCGAAGCGACTGTACGGCGTGCTCGACGCGCAGCTCGAAGGCCGCGATCACATCGCCGGCGACTATTCGATCGCCGACATCGCCTGCTTTCCGTGGATCATGACTCACAAGGCGCAGGGCCTGACGCTCGACGACTATCCGAACGTGAAGCGCTGGTACGCGGCGCTCCGCGCGCGGCCGAAGCTGCAGGCTGGCCTCGCGCTCGGCAAGGAGGACAGGAAGCCGATGGACGAACAGGCGCGCAAGCTGCTGTTCGGCGTCGACAAGCCGGCGCATGCCGATGCGGCTGTGCAGGGCGCGCAGCAGCAGTGA
- a CDS encoding methionine synthase, whose product MLFPTTIAGSLPKPEWLAEPDKLWAPWKSSGAELQRAKRDATILALKLQEDSGVDIVTEGEQARQHFVHGFLEAVEGIDFAHKVEMGIRNDRYKAMVPQVVAPLRLKGRVHEFEARVARAHTKQKIKFTLPGPMTIIDTIADQYYGDRVKMAFAFAELLNQEAKALQADGIDMIQFDEPAFNVYMSEAADWGVKALERAAEGLTCATAVHICYGYGIKANTDWKETLGAEWRQYEQIFPAIDASPIQQVAIECRNSKVPLELLSLLPGKIVQAGVIDVASDAIETADDVCATIEAVMQHVPKSNIVATTNCGMAPMRRDIAEAKLAALGAGAALARETFG is encoded by the coding sequence ATGCTGTTTCCGACCACGATCGCCGGCTCCTTGCCGAAGCCCGAATGGCTCGCCGAACCCGACAAGCTGTGGGCGCCGTGGAAATCCTCGGGCGCGGAACTGCAGCGCGCCAAGCGCGACGCCACGATTCTCGCGCTGAAGCTGCAGGAGGATTCCGGCGTCGACATCGTCACGGAAGGCGAGCAGGCGCGGCAGCATTTCGTCCACGGCTTTCTCGAAGCGGTCGAAGGCATCGACTTCGCCCACAAGGTCGAGATGGGCATCCGCAACGATCGCTACAAAGCGATGGTGCCGCAGGTGGTGGCGCCGCTGCGCCTGAAGGGCCGCGTCCACGAATTCGAGGCGCGGGTGGCGCGCGCGCATACAAAGCAGAAGATCAAGTTCACCCTGCCCGGCCCGATGACGATCATCGACACCATCGCCGACCAGTACTACGGCGACCGCGTCAAGATGGCGTTCGCCTTCGCCGAGCTGCTCAATCAGGAAGCCAAAGCGTTGCAGGCCGACGGCATCGACATGATCCAGTTCGACGAGCCGGCGTTCAACGTCTACATGAGCGAGGCCGCCGATTGGGGCGTCAAGGCGCTGGAGCGCGCCGCCGAAGGCCTCACCTGCGCCACCGCCGTGCACATCTGCTACGGCTACGGCATCAAGGCCAACACCGACTGGAAAGAAACGCTCGGCGCCGAGTGGCGGCAATACGAACAGATCTTTCCGGCGATCGACGCCAGTCCAATTCAGCAAGTCGCGATCGAATGCCGTAATTCGAAAGTGCCGCTGGAATTGCTGTCGCTGCTGCCCGGCAAGATCGTCCAGGCCGGTGTCATCGACGTCGCCAGCGACGCGATCGAAACCGCCGACGACGTTTGCGCCACGATCGAAGCGGTGATGCAACACGTGCCGAAGAGCAACATCGTCGCCACGACCAATTGCGGCATGGCCCCGATGCGCCGCGACATCGCCGAGGCGAAACTCGCCGCGCTCGGCGCCGGCGCGGCGCTGGCGCGGGAGACGTTCGGCTGA
- a CDS encoding 2-hydroxychromene-2-carboxylate isomerase: MLEFFFDCSSPWTYLAFHNIQPLAKEAGAEIIWRPILVGGIFNSVNPSVYESRKTPVPLKARYMVKDLGDWARSSGLAIKMPPWVFPVNSVKAMRGCLWLLRDKPDAMVPFATAVFEAYWGDDQDISNDEVLSAICTRVGLDPQALFAGIAEPAIKDQLKANTDEVMARGGFGSPTIFVDKTDMYFGNDRLPLVREALMRRKASAA, from the coding sequence ATGCTCGAATTCTTCTTCGACTGCTCCAGTCCCTGGACCTATCTGGCCTTCCACAACATCCAGCCGCTGGCGAAGGAGGCGGGGGCGGAGATCATTTGGCGGCCGATCCTGGTCGGCGGCATCTTCAATTCGGTCAATCCAAGCGTATACGAATCGCGCAAAACGCCGGTGCCGCTGAAGGCGCGCTACATGGTCAAGGACCTCGGCGACTGGGCGCGCTCGTCCGGCCTTGCGATCAAGATGCCGCCTTGGGTGTTCCCGGTGAACAGCGTCAAGGCGATGCGCGGCTGCCTGTGGCTGCTGCGCGACAAGCCGGATGCGATGGTGCCGTTCGCCACTGCGGTGTTCGAGGCCTATTGGGGCGATGATCAGGACATTTCCAACGACGAGGTGCTGAGCGCGATCTGCACCCGCGTCGGCCTCGATCCGCAGGCGTTGTTCGCCGGCATCGCCGAACCCGCGATCAAGGATCAGCTCAAGGCCAACACCGACGAGGTGATGGCGCGCGGCGGCTTTGGTTCGCCGACGATCTTCGTCGACAAGACGGACATGTATTTCGGCAACGACCGCTTGCCACTGGTGCGCGAGGCGCTGATGCGCCGCAAAGCGAGCGCCGCCTGA